One Streptomyces sp. NBC_00554 DNA segment encodes these proteins:
- a CDS encoding ABC transporter permease, whose protein sequence is MTTEATRVTTDVLRPAHLGPADVVRVGAVGLRTRPLRAFLSALGIAIGIAAMVAVVGISSSSRADLNRALAALGTNLLTVSPGSTLTGGVAQLPSTAEDMVSRIDGVEAVSAVGRAEDAKVYRTDRIPEAQTNGIAVYAARTSLRATIGAELASGTWLNGGTGRYPATVLGATAAQRLGIGHASPETQVLVGGTWFTVVGILQPSELTPELDTAALVGWPVAASELAFDGHATTVYTRSADASVTTVREVLGATANPEAPSEVQVSRPSDALAAKQAAGEAFTGLLLGLGAVALLVGGVGVANTMVISVLERRAEIGLRRSLGATRGQIRTQFLAESLLLSALGGAAGALLGLAVTTGYALYQGWPTVVPPWALAGGVAATLVIGGLAGLYPAIRASRLSPTEALATP, encoded by the coding sequence ATGACCACGGAAGCGACACGCGTGACCACCGACGTCCTGCGCCCTGCCCACCTCGGCCCCGCCGACGTCGTCAGAGTCGGTGCCGTCGGGCTGCGCACCCGGCCGCTGCGGGCCTTCCTGTCGGCGCTCGGCATCGCGATCGGTATCGCGGCGATGGTCGCCGTGGTCGGCATCTCGTCCTCGTCCCGCGCCGATCTCAACCGCGCCCTTGCGGCTCTGGGCACCAATCTGCTCACGGTGTCACCGGGCTCCACCCTGACCGGCGGAGTGGCTCAACTCCCTTCTACGGCCGAGGACATGGTGTCCCGCATCGACGGTGTGGAGGCCGTGTCGGCGGTCGGCAGGGCCGAGGACGCCAAGGTCTACCGCACCGACCGGATCCCCGAGGCACAGACGAACGGGATCGCGGTGTACGCGGCCCGCACGTCTCTACGGGCCACCATCGGCGCGGAGTTGGCGAGCGGGACCTGGCTGAACGGAGGCACGGGCCGGTACCCGGCGACGGTGCTCGGCGCGACGGCCGCCCAGCGGCTCGGGATCGGGCACGCGAGCCCGGAAACCCAGGTGCTGGTCGGCGGCACCTGGTTCACCGTGGTCGGGATTCTCCAACCGTCTGAGCTGACACCGGAGTTGGACACGGCGGCGCTGGTCGGCTGGCCCGTGGCCGCGTCGGAGCTGGCGTTCGACGGACATGCGACGACGGTCTACACCCGCTCGGCCGACGCGTCCGTGACGACGGTTCGCGAGGTCCTGGGCGCCACCGCCAACCCCGAGGCACCGAGCGAGGTCCAGGTGTCCCGGCCCTCTGACGCACTCGCCGCCAAGCAGGCCGCGGGTGAGGCGTTCACCGGGCTGCTGCTCGGCCTGGGGGCGGTCGCCCTGCTCGTCGGCGGGGTGGGGGTGGCGAACACGATGGTCATCTCGGTCCTTGAGCGACGGGCGGAGATCGGGCTGCGCCGCTCGCTGGGCGCGACGCGCGGGCAGATCCGTACGCAGTTCCTCGCCGAGTCCCTGCTGTTGTCCGCCCTCGGCGGCGCGGCCGGCGCCCTGCTTGGCCTGGCCGTCACCACCGGGTACGCGCTCTACCAGGGCTGGCCGACCGTCGTGCCGCCCTGGGCGCTGGCCGGCGGCGTCGCGGCCACGCTGGTGATCGGCGGACTGGCCGGGCTGTACCCGGCGATCCGGGCGTCGCGCCTCTCCCCGACCGAGGCACTCGCGACTCCGTAG
- a CDS encoding helix-turn-helix domain-containing protein: MSQRNTGVTAQAVLAQACPVREVLDRVAGKWSVLIIVAAAHGPIRFTELERSVEGISRRMLSLTLRNLERDGLVTRTVHPTVPPKVEYELTPVARELHETLLSLTDWAERHRVTIAESRAAYDVQHRPELLDA, translated from the coding sequence ATGTCCCAGAGGAACACCGGTGTTACCGCGCAGGCAGTGCTCGCGCAGGCGTGCCCGGTCCGCGAAGTTCTTGACAGGGTCGCCGGGAAATGGAGCGTGCTGATCATCGTGGCAGCCGCCCACGGCCCGATCCGGTTCACCGAACTGGAGCGCAGCGTGGAGGGCATCAGCCGCCGCATGCTCTCCCTCACGCTGCGCAACCTGGAGCGCGACGGACTCGTCACACGCACCGTCCATCCGACGGTGCCGCCGAAGGTGGAGTACGAACTCACCCCGGTCGCCCGCGAGTTGCACGAGACGCTGCTGTCCCTGACGGACTGGGCCGAGCGGCACCGCGTCACGATCGCCGAGTCGCGAGCGGCCTACGACGTCCAGCACCGGCCGGAGCTGCTGGACGCGTAG
- a CDS encoding MFS transporter encodes MHFRTASPAPRTYSRWASLVVLCAGTLMTILDGNIVTVAMPAIQSDLGFSGPGLAWVVNAYLIPFGGLLLLVGRLGDLVGRKRMFVAGLAVFTAASVLCGVATSQGMLVAARALQGVGGAMTSAVVLGMLVALFPEPREQARAIAVFSAVGAAGGALGTFLGGALTQAIGWHWIFLINLPIGVVALVAALRILAPDQGFGLGKGADYPGAALVTGALMLTVYAIVGAGERALGTTLTLAAVSLALFIGFTVRQAWAARPLLRLRLFRSRALTGANSVQILMIAGMYGFQFIGALYLQRVLGYSELLTGTAFLPAPIAIGVLMLSLSARTIARFGPYRVLLAGLVLITAGMALLSRAPADGTYLADVLPPLLLLAAGFAASMPAVTGLAMSGAREEDAGLASGLFNTTQVVGGSLGLAVLTTLAASRTERLLGEGERLVAATADGYRLAFSVGMGITATALVLAAVLLRPARVSSSAAREEEETPGAGRQSRAKASL; translated from the coding sequence ATGCATTTCCGAACCGCGTCACCGGCACCACGAACATACTCCCGCTGGGCGTCCCTGGTCGTGCTGTGCGCGGGCACGCTGATGACGATCCTGGACGGGAACATCGTCACGGTCGCGATGCCCGCGATCCAGAGCGACCTCGGCTTCTCGGGCCCTGGTCTCGCCTGGGTGGTCAACGCGTATCTGATTCCGTTCGGCGGACTGCTCCTGCTCGTGGGGCGGCTCGGTGATCTGGTGGGCCGCAAGCGGATGTTCGTCGCCGGGCTCGCCGTGTTCACCGCGGCGTCCGTGCTGTGCGGGGTCGCCACCAGCCAGGGCATGCTGGTCGCGGCCCGCGCGCTGCAGGGCGTCGGCGGGGCGATGACCTCGGCGGTCGTCCTCGGCATGCTGGTCGCTCTCTTCCCCGAGCCCCGCGAACAGGCCCGCGCGATCGCGGTGTTCAGCGCGGTCGGTGCGGCGGGCGGGGCGCTCGGCACCTTCCTCGGCGGGGCGCTGACGCAGGCGATCGGCTGGCACTGGATCTTCCTGATCAACCTGCCGATCGGGGTGGTGGCGCTGGTCGCCGCGCTGCGAATCCTCGCCCCCGATCAGGGGTTCGGCCTCGGCAAGGGCGCCGACTATCCCGGGGCGGCGCTGGTCACGGGCGCGCTGATGCTGACCGTGTACGCGATCGTCGGCGCCGGTGAACGCGCGCTCGGCACCACGCTCACCCTCGCCGCCGTGTCGCTCGCCCTCTTCATCGGCTTCACCGTGCGGCAGGCGTGGGCCGCACGCCCCCTGCTGCGGCTGCGGCTCTTCCGCTCCCGTGCCCTGACGGGTGCGAACAGCGTCCAGATCCTCATGATCGCGGGAATGTACGGTTTCCAGTTCATCGGCGCGCTCTACCTCCAACGCGTCCTGGGCTACAGCGAGTTGCTCACCGGCACGGCGTTCCTGCCCGCGCCGATCGCGATCGGGGTGCTGATGCTGAGCCTGTCGGCGCGCACGATCGCCCGTTTCGGCCCGTACCGGGTGCTGCTCGCCGGGCTCGTCCTCATCACCGCGGGCATGGCCCTGTTGAGCCGGGCTCCGGCCGACGGCACGTACCTCGCCGACGTCCTGCCGCCGCTGCTTCTCCTCGCCGCCGGTTTCGCGGCCTCGATGCCCGCGGTCACCGGGCTCGCCATGTCGGGAGCCCGTGAGGAGGACGCGGGACTGGCCTCCGGGCTCTTCAACACCACGCAGGTGGTGGGCGGTTCACTGGGCCTCGCGGTCCTCACGACGCTGGCGGCGAGCCGGACGGAGCGGCTGCTCGGCGAGGGGGAGCGCCTGGTCGCGGCGACGGCTGACGGCTATCGGCTGGCGTTCAGCGTGGGCATGGGGATCACCGCGACCGCGTTGGTGCTGGCGGCGGTGCTGCTGAGGCCGGCGCGTGTCTCCTCCTCCGCGGCCAGGGAGGAGGAGGAGACACCCGGGGCCGGCCGTCAGTCCCGTGCGAAGGCCTCCCTGTGA
- a CDS encoding NAD(P)H-binding protein produces the protein MILVTGATGTIGSELLRRLAARGEKARALTRDPTRARVPAGVEVVRGDYHEPASVEAAMSGVSALFAVGVLGPGDADADAALVAAARAAGVRRVVKLSAIGTGDPALGPVGHWHLGGEQAVQTSELEWTVLRPSSFASNTLSWAEAIHSGNPVPNMTGAGTQGVIDPRDVSEVAAEALLAPGHTGRTYTLTGPELLTTSDQAAALSEVLGGPVATVDVPPDALREQFIEAGMSETYAEGVLAGTAYVRRGGNAVLTEDVRQVLGREPRTYAQWARDHREAFARD, from the coding sequence ATGATCCTAGTGACCGGTGCCACGGGCACCATCGGCAGTGAACTTCTGCGGCGACTCGCGGCGCGCGGCGAGAAGGCCCGCGCGCTGACCCGGGACCCCACCCGCGCAAGGGTGCCGGCCGGGGTCGAGGTGGTCCGCGGCGACTACCACGAGCCCGCGTCCGTCGAGGCCGCCATGTCCGGGGTGTCCGCCCTCTTCGCCGTCGGCGTCCTCGGCCCCGGCGACGCGGACGCCGACGCGGCGCTGGTCGCGGCGGCGCGGGCGGCGGGCGTACGCCGGGTCGTGAAACTCTCCGCCATCGGTACCGGCGACCCGGCCCTCGGCCCCGTCGGCCACTGGCACCTCGGCGGCGAACAGGCCGTCCAGACAAGCGAGTTGGAGTGGACCGTACTGCGTCCCTCGTCGTTCGCCTCCAACACGCTGAGCTGGGCGGAGGCGATCCACTCCGGCAACCCGGTGCCCAACATGACCGGGGCGGGCACACAGGGTGTCATCGACCCGCGTGACGTCTCCGAGGTCGCGGCCGAGGCGTTGCTCGCGCCGGGGCACACCGGCCGCACCTACACCCTGACCGGACCCGAGCTCCTCACCACCTCCGACCAGGCCGCCGCCCTCTCCGAGGTTCTCGGCGGCCCGGTCGCCACCGTCGACGTACCCCCGGACGCGCTCCGCGAGCAGTTCATCGAGGCCGGCATGTCCGAGACCTACGCCGAAGGAGTCCTGGCGGGCACGGCGTACGTCCGCAGGGGCGGGAACGCCGTGCTGACCGAGGACGTACGGCAGGTACTGGGCCGTGAGCCGCGTACCTATGCCCAGTGGGCGCGCGATCACAGGGAGGCCTTCGCACGGGACTGA
- a CDS encoding helix-turn-helix domain-containing protein produces the protein MTTTDETTKPGASGLTETRLPLPGVLRPWFVDAAFTSVDGELREPFTHVPDAVTKMVVRVEENGRRDVLVVGPRTRASYHASKRLASCVQLRLGPGAARPLLGVPAVDLVGKVAPLGDFPGAHARQLADELLPLDPERVMPHLTETLPERLTPADPARTELLRAAVEAMSTDTGHLPVGVRELAGHLAVSERQLRNLFADGVGVSPKHYARIARVRHILTHAHSAPETPWAQLATATGYYDQSHMAADFRTLMGVPPTSFFTGRLPEAQPCQAYRRA, from the coding sequence GTGACCACCACGGATGAGACGACGAAGCCCGGCGCGAGCGGTCTCACCGAGACGCGCCTGCCGCTGCCCGGGGTGCTCCGCCCCTGGTTCGTCGACGCCGCCTTCACATCCGTCGACGGCGAGCTGCGCGAACCGTTCACCCATGTCCCGGACGCGGTGACGAAGATGGTGGTGCGGGTCGAGGAGAACGGCCGCCGCGATGTCCTGGTCGTCGGACCGCGCACCCGCGCCTCGTACCACGCGAGCAAGCGGCTGGCCTCCTGCGTGCAGCTGCGCCTCGGTCCCGGCGCGGCCCGCCCGCTGCTCGGCGTACCGGCGGTCGATCTCGTCGGCAAGGTCGCACCGCTCGGCGACTTCCCCGGCGCCCACGCTCGCCAACTGGCCGACGAACTCCTCCCGTTGGACCCTGAGCGGGTTATGCCCCACCTGACGGAGACCCTGCCGGAACGGCTCACCCCAGCCGACCCGGCACGTACGGAACTGCTACGCGCGGCGGTCGAGGCGATGTCGACGGACACGGGCCATCTACCCGTGGGCGTACGGGAGTTGGCCGGACACCTCGCCGTCAGCGAACGCCAGTTGCGCAACCTCTTCGCGGACGGTGTCGGCGTCTCCCCCAAGCACTACGCCCGCATCGCCCGCGTACGGCACATCCTCACGCACGCGCACAGCGCGCCGGAGACCCCCTGGGCCCAACTGGCCACCGCCACCGGGTACTACGACCAGTCGCACATGGCCGCCGACTTCCGCACCCTGATGGGCGTCCCGCCCACCTCATTCTTCACCGGCCGCCTCCCCGAGGCCCAGCCCTGCCAGGCCTACCGCCGCGCCTGA
- a CDS encoding exonuclease, with product MATRRIKPSLYISVDIEADGPIPGPYSMLSFGAAVAGRQDADGFTAADPEERTFYRELRPIGEEFVPEALAVSGLDRERLVREGAEPGVALAEFSEWVRQVSVGAQPVMCGYPAMYDWTFLYWYLIRFTGASPFGHSGCLDMKTLYATKAALPLRAVAKGTMPRDLLSRRRHTHHALDDAVEQAELLANLMAWQGPASARLPE from the coding sequence ATGGCCACCCGCAGAATCAAGCCAAGTCTCTACATCTCCGTGGACATCGAAGCGGACGGTCCGATCCCGGGCCCCTACTCGATGCTGAGCTTCGGCGCGGCCGTGGCCGGTCGCCAGGACGCCGACGGTTTCACCGCGGCCGACCCGGAGGAGCGGACCTTCTACCGTGAACTCCGGCCGATCGGCGAGGAGTTCGTTCCCGAGGCGCTGGCCGTGAGCGGACTCGACCGTGAGCGCCTGGTGCGTGAGGGGGCCGAACCGGGCGTGGCGCTCGCCGAGTTCAGCGAGTGGGTGCGCCAGGTCTCGGTCGGGGCGCAGCCCGTGATGTGCGGCTACCCGGCGATGTACGACTGGACGTTCCTGTACTGGTATCTGATCCGCTTCACCGGGGCGAGCCCCTTCGGGCACTCCGGCTGCCTCGACATGAAGACGCTCTACGCGACGAAGGCCGCCCTCCCGCTGCGTGCGGTCGCCAAGGGCACCATGCCGCGTGACCTGCTGTCCCGCCGGCGGCATACGCACCACGCTCTCGACGACGCGGTCGAGCAGGCCGAGCTGCTTGCGAACCTGATGGCGTGGCAAGGGCCCGCGTCGGCACGCCTGCCCGAATGA
- a CDS encoding chitosanase yields MHTPHIRTSRRTLLAVIGASLVTGPLIATQSATAAATGLDDPAKKEIAMKLVSSAENSSLDWKAQYGYIEDIGDGRGYTAGIIGFCSGTGDMLDLVELYAQRKPGNVLAKYLPALRNVDGSDSHDGLDPGFPGDWRRAAQDSAFQQAQNDERDRVYFNPAVGQGKADGIGVLGQFAYYDAIVMHGNGGDSTSFGSIRRRALSSARPPSQGGNEVTYLNAFLDARVWAMKQEEAHEDTSRVDTAQRVFLRNRNLNLNPPLDWQVYGDSYHIG; encoded by the coding sequence GTGCACACCCCCCACATACGCACGTCACGCCGCACGCTGCTCGCGGTGATCGGAGCCTCTCTGGTGACAGGCCCGCTCATCGCGACCCAGTCCGCGACCGCCGCGGCGACCGGTCTGGACGACCCGGCGAAGAAGGAGATCGCCATGAAGCTGGTGTCCAGCGCGGAGAACTCCTCGCTGGACTGGAAGGCGCAGTACGGGTACATCGAGGACATCGGCGACGGGCGCGGCTACACCGCCGGGATCATCGGCTTCTGCTCGGGCACCGGCGACATGCTCGACCTCGTCGAGCTGTACGCGCAGCGCAAGCCCGGCAACGTACTCGCGAAATACCTGCCCGCCCTGCGCAACGTGGACGGCAGCGATTCGCACGACGGCCTGGACCCCGGCTTCCCCGGGGACTGGCGCAGGGCGGCCCAGGACTCGGCGTTCCAGCAGGCCCAGAACGACGAGCGCGACCGCGTCTACTTCAACCCTGCCGTCGGGCAGGGCAAGGCCGACGGCATAGGCGTCCTCGGCCAGTTCGCCTACTACGACGCCATCGTGATGCACGGCAACGGCGGCGACAGCACCAGCTTCGGCAGCATCCGCAGGCGGGCCCTGTCCAGTGCCCGGCCGCCTTCCCAGGGTGGCAACGAGGTGACGTATCTCAACGCGTTCCTCGACGCGCGCGTCTGGGCGATGAAGCAGGAGGAGGCGCACGAGGACACCAGCCGGGTCGACACCGCGCAGCGGGTCTTCCTGCGGAACCGGAACCTGAACCTGAATCCGCCGCTGGACTGGCAGGTGTACGGGGACAGTTACCACATCGGCTGA
- a CDS encoding nucleobase:cation symporter-2 family protein, whose translation MTAHPVDEKLPALKMATTGLQHVAAMYAGVVAPPLIVGAAIGLSGTELTFLTGACLFTAGLATFLQTIGIWKIGARLPFVNGVTFAGVAPMTAVVASTEDKSDALPVIFGAVIVAGVLGFIAAPFFSKAVRFFPPVVTGTVITLIGVSLLPVAFGWAQGPNPAADDYGSTTYLGLAAATLVIVLLLRRFTRGFVKQIAVLLGLVIGTLVAIPFGVTDFSPVADADIVGFPTPFHFGAPQFQVAAIVSMIVVMVVSMTESTADMLALGEIVERPADEKTIAAGLRADTLGSAISPLFNGFMCSAFAQNIGLVAMTRIRSRYVVATGGGFLVLMGLCPMAASLIAVVPRPVLGGAGVVLFGSVAASGIQTLVRAGLEKDNNVLIVAVSLAVGIIPITAPEFYHAFPETAKIVLDSGISTGCVAAVLLNLVFNHLGKGQDADDVTHPMEAGEDLKAVPAH comes from the coding sequence GTGACCGCCCACCCCGTTGACGAGAAACTCCCCGCACTCAAGATGGCCACCACGGGTCTGCAACACGTGGCCGCCATGTACGCGGGAGTCGTCGCCCCGCCGCTGATCGTCGGGGCGGCCATCGGCCTCTCCGGCACCGAACTCACCTTCCTCACCGGTGCCTGCCTCTTCACCGCGGGCCTCGCCACCTTCCTCCAGACGATCGGCATCTGGAAGATCGGCGCCAGGCTTCCGTTCGTCAACGGCGTCACCTTCGCCGGCGTCGCGCCCATGACCGCGGTCGTCGCCTCCACCGAGGACAAGAGCGACGCCCTGCCGGTCATCTTCGGCGCGGTCATCGTCGCGGGCGTCCTCGGATTCATAGCCGCCCCCTTCTTCAGCAAGGCGGTCCGCTTCTTCCCACCCGTCGTCACCGGCACCGTCATCACGCTGATCGGCGTCTCGCTCCTTCCGGTCGCCTTCGGCTGGGCGCAGGGGCCCAACCCCGCGGCGGACGACTACGGTTCGACGACCTACCTGGGCCTGGCCGCCGCCACCCTCGTCATCGTGCTGCTCCTGCGCCGCTTCACCCGCGGCTTCGTCAAGCAGATCGCCGTGCTGCTCGGCCTCGTCATCGGCACCCTCGTCGCGATCCCGTTCGGCGTCACGGACTTCAGCCCGGTGGCCGACGCGGACATCGTCGGCTTCCCGACGCCGTTCCACTTCGGCGCCCCGCAGTTCCAGGTCGCCGCGATCGTCTCGATGATCGTGGTCATGGTGGTCTCGATGACCGAATCGACCGCGGACATGCTGGCGTTGGGCGAGATCGTCGAGCGCCCGGCCGACGAGAAGACCATCGCGGCGGGCCTGCGCGCCGACACCCTCGGCTCGGCGATCAGCCCGCTCTTCAACGGCTTCATGTGCAGCGCCTTCGCGCAGAACATCGGCCTGGTCGCGATGACCAGGATCCGCAGCCGGTACGTCGTCGCCACCGGCGGCGGTTTCCTCGTACTGATGGGCCTGTGCCCCATGGCCGCCTCGCTGATCGCCGTCGTACCGCGTCCCGTTCTCGGCGGCGCGGGCGTCGTCCTCTTCGGCTCGGTCGCGGCCAGCGGCATCCAGACCCTCGTACGAGCGGGCCTGGAGAAGGACAACAACGTCCTGATCGTCGCCGTGTCGCTGGCCGTCGGCATCATCCCGATCACGGCGCCGGAGTTCTACCACGCCTTCCCGGAGACGGCGAAGATCGTCCTGGACTCGGGGATCTCGACCGGGTGCGTGGCGGCCGTGCTCCTCAACCTCGTCTTCAACCACCTGGGCAAGGGACAGGACGCGGACGACGTGACCCACCCCATGGAGGCGGGCGAGGACCTCAAGGCGGTCCCGGCCCACTGA
- a CDS encoding 8-oxoguanine deaminase → MAASRIVIENCSIATVDAGDTEYTSGHIVVADNKIESVGAGKAPENLENVVRRIDGTGHLATPGLVNTHHHFYQWITRGLATDHNLFNWLVALYPTWARIDEQMTYAAAQGSLAMLARGGVTTAMDHHYVFPKGSGDLSGSIIRAARETGVRFTLARGSMDRSEKDGGLPPDFAVETLEGALAATEATVDEHHDASFGAMTQIAVAPCSPFSVSTELMRQGAELARRKGVRLHTHGSETVEEEQFCKELFGMGPTDYFESTGWLGEDVWMAHCVHMNDSDIAAFARTKTGVAHCPSSNARLAAGIARVPDMLAAGVPVGLGVDGTASNESGELHTELRNALLINRLGAHREAALNARQALRLGTYGGAQVLGRAAEIGSLEAGKLADLVLWKLDTLAHASIADPVTALVFGAAAPVTASFVNGRQIVEDNRLLHVDEDAIARSTREEAQRLARIAAQG, encoded by the coding sequence GTGGCAGCTTCGCGCATCGTGATCGAGAACTGTTCCATCGCGACCGTGGACGCGGGTGACACCGAGTACACCTCGGGCCACATCGTCGTCGCCGACAACAAGATCGAGTCGGTGGGCGCCGGAAAGGCCCCCGAGAACCTGGAGAACGTGGTCCGCCGCATCGACGGCACCGGACACCTGGCCACCCCCGGCCTGGTCAACACCCACCACCACTTCTACCAGTGGATCACCCGGGGCCTCGCCACGGACCACAACCTCTTCAACTGGCTCGTCGCGCTCTACCCGACCTGGGCGCGCATCGACGAGCAGATGACGTACGCGGCGGCGCAGGGCTCCCTCGCCATGCTGGCCCGCGGCGGTGTCACCACCGCCATGGACCACCACTACGTCTTCCCCAAGGGCTCCGGCGACCTGTCCGGCTCGATCATCCGGGCCGCGCGCGAGACGGGCGTCCGCTTCACCCTCGCCCGCGGCTCCATGGACCGCAGCGAGAAGGACGGCGGACTGCCGCCGGACTTCGCCGTCGAGACCCTCGAAGGGGCGCTCGCCGCCACCGAGGCGACCGTCGACGAGCACCACGACGCCTCCTTCGGCGCGATGACGCAGATCGCCGTCGCGCCCTGCTCACCCTTCTCCGTGTCCACCGAACTGATGCGGCAGGGCGCCGAGTTGGCCCGCCGCAAGGGCGTACGGCTGCACACGCACGGCTCGGAGACCGTGGAGGAGGAGCAGTTCTGCAAGGAACTGTTCGGCATGGGCCCGACCGACTACTTCGAGTCGACGGGCTGGCTCGGCGAGGACGTGTGGATGGCGCACTGCGTCCACATGAACGACTCCGACATCGCCGCCTTCGCCCGTACGAAGACCGGTGTCGCCCACTGCCCGTCCTCCAACGCCCGTCTGGCCGCCGGGATCGCGCGTGTCCCCGACATGCTCGCGGCCGGTGTCCCGGTCGGCCTCGGCGTCGACGGCACCGCCTCCAACGAGTCCGGCGAACTCCACACCGAACTGCGCAACGCGCTCCTCATCAACCGCCTCGGTGCCCACCGCGAGGCCGCCCTCAACGCCCGTCAGGCGCTGCGCCTGGGCACCTACGGCGGCGCCCAAGTCCTCGGCAGGGCCGCGGAGATCGGCTCCCTTGAGGCGGGCAAGCTCGCCGACCTCGTGCTGTGGAAGCTCGACACCCTGGCCCACGCCTCGATCGCCGACCCGGTGACCGCACTGGTCTTCGGCGCGGCGGCCCCGGTCACGGCGTCGTTCGTGAACGGCCGCCAGATCGTCGAGGACAACCGCCTGTTGCACGTCGACGAGGACGCGATCGCCCGCTCCACGCGGGAAGAGGCCCAGCGACTCGCGCGGATCGCCGCACAGGGCTGA
- the pucL gene encoding factor-independent urate hydroxylase codes for MPTILGQNQYGKAENRVVKITRDGDTHHIKDLNVSVALSGDMQEVHLSGSNANVLPTDTTKNTVYAFAKEHGIESAEQFGIHLARHFVTSQEPIKTARIRIEEYSWERIETSDANSKFIGADEVKHSFVRKGQETRVTQITYDGSSWEIISGLKDLVVMNSTNSEFWGYVKDKYTTLPEAYDRILATQVSARWRFNWSGDEQKMPNWEKSYDQVRKHMLQAFAETYSLSLQQTLYQMGSRIINNRSEIDEVRFSLPNKHHFLVDLKPFGLENDNEVYFAADRPYGLIEATVLRDGVEPKIPVDLTNL; via the coding sequence ATGCCCACGATTCTGGGACAGAACCAGTACGGCAAGGCCGAGAACCGCGTCGTCAAGATCACCCGCGACGGCGACACGCACCACATCAAGGACCTGAACGTGTCGGTCGCGCTGAGCGGCGACATGCAGGAGGTCCACCTCTCGGGCTCCAACGCGAACGTCCTGCCTACGGACACCACCAAGAACACGGTGTACGCCTTCGCCAAGGAGCACGGCATCGAGTCCGCCGAACAGTTCGGCATCCACCTGGCCCGGCACTTCGTGACGAGCCAGGAGCCGATCAAGACGGCGCGCATCCGGATCGAGGAGTACTCCTGGGAGCGCATCGAGACCTCGGACGCCAACTCGAAGTTCATCGGCGCCGACGAGGTCAAGCACTCCTTCGTCCGCAAGGGCCAGGAGACCCGGGTCACCCAGATCACCTATGACGGTTCGTCGTGGGAGATCATCTCCGGGCTGAAGGACCTCGTGGTGATGAACTCGACGAACTCCGAGTTCTGGGGCTACGTCAAGGACAAGTACACGACGCTCCCCGAGGCCTACGACCGCATCCTGGCCACCCAGGTCTCCGCCCGCTGGCGCTTCAACTGGTCCGGCGACGAGCAGAAGATGCCCAACTGGGAGAAGTCCTACGACCAGGTCAGGAAGCACATGCTCCAGGCCTTCGCGGAGACGTACTCGCTCTCCCTCCAACAGACCCTGTACCAAATGGGCTCGCGGATCATCAACAACCGCAGTGAGATCGACGAGGTCCGCTTCTCGCTCCCGAACAAGCACCACTTCCTGGTGGATCTCAAGCCGTTCGGGCTCGAGAACGACAATGAGGTCTACTTCGCGGCCGACCGCCCGTACGGCCTCATCGAGGCCACCGTCCTGCGCGACGGAGTCGAGCCGAAGATCCCGGTGGACCTCACCAACCTGTAG
- the uraH gene encoding hydroxyisourate hydrolase, protein MSTDTTASVSTHILDTSVGRPAEGVAVQLAARSGRDADWQAIGGSATDADGRCKDLPALPEGTTHVRLDFAVESYFEKKQADAQQDAPANRDSGATGVFFPEVAITFAVRPGEHYHVPLLLNPFGYSVYRGS, encoded by the coding sequence ATGAGCACCGACACCACGGCCTCCGTGTCCACGCACATCCTGGACACCAGCGTCGGACGCCCCGCCGAGGGCGTCGCCGTCCAGCTCGCGGCCCGCAGTGGCCGGGATGCGGACTGGCAGGCGATCGGCGGCTCCGCGACCGACGCGGACGGCCGGTGCAAGGACCTTCCGGCGCTGCCGGAGGGGACGACCCATGTACGGCTCGACTTCGCCGTGGAGTCGTACTTCGAGAAAAAGCAAGCCGATGCGCAGCAGGACGCCCCCGCGAATCGGGACAGCGGTGCGACCGGAGTGTTCTTCCCCGAGGTGGCGATCACCTTCGCCGTCAGGCCGGGCGAGCACTATCACGTACCGCTGCTGCTCAACCCGTTCGGCTACTCCGTTTACCGAGGGAGCTAG